In one window of Fulvia fulva chromosome 5, complete sequence DNA:
- a CDS encoding lysophospholipase gives MSSGIYRLLHFVSTNRERYQNNKGMADGDKTPPYEPSILLIVAGGTICMQDSEDGLVTSKLFLDEVLSPRPMFNDGTPVPVQKIIDEHGIERDAPSLRLPRDRNGANVRCTVLEFNPLLDSSTAHSPTWNQLTRTIRSNEDNYDAFVICHGTDTLSYTSAALSFMLMPNLEKTVVLTGAQRSMFFADSDGSDNLLGSIVLASHLRIPEVCVYFGHKLLRGTRITKISASSYSGFESPNAGPLATVSETGITVHYDNLLHPDEEHLKKTTKTFNEIDSSKVLVLKVWPGITADVVECMLSPSHIRGAVLETFGAGNIPFDVIPALKSAVQRGVVIVNVTQCLHGSVSDAYEPARKLVEAGINLGYDMTTEAAYTKLVYLLAQGHTSAEVAAKVSTNIRGELTPPQAADVRKGPLSIAELPIRYERTVPGRLSVDYGTTHGSIGNVK, from the coding sequence ATGTCTTCCGGCATCTACAGGCTACTGCACTTCGTGTCCACGAACCGCGAACGGTATCAGAATAACAAAGGAATGGCAGATGGCGACAAGACACCACCTTACGAGCCATCGATCCTGCTAATCGTCGCTGGTGGTACAATTTGCATGCAAGACTCGGAAGATGGCCTGGTCACCAGTAAATTGTTTCTCGACGAAGTGCTCAGCCCACGGCCCATGTTCAACGATGGCACACCGGTCCCTGTGCAGAAAATCATAGATGAGCACGGCATCGAACGTGATGCGCCAAGTCTGCGGTTGCCGCGTGACCGAAATGGCGCGAATGTACGATGCACCGTACTGGAGTTCAACCCACTGCTCGACAGCTCCACCGCACATTCACCAACGTGGAACCAGCTCACAAGGACTATCCGCTCGAACGAGGATAATTACGATGCATTCGTTATCTGCCACGGAACCGACACCCTCAGCTACACATCCGCTGCGCTGTCCTTCATGCTGATGCCAAACCTGGAGAAGACCGTGGTCCTGACTGGCGCCCAACGCAGCATGTTCTTCGCAGACAGCGACGGCTCCGACAACCTCCTCGGATCCATCGTCCTAGCCTCGCATCTCCGCATTCCAGAGGTCTGCGTCTACTTCGGCCACAAACTCCTCCGCGGCACACGAATCACCAAAATCAGCGCGTCCAGCTACTCTGGCTTTGAAAGCCCCAACGCAGGTCCCCTAGCCACAGTCTCCGAGACAGGCATCACAGTCCACTACGACAACCTCCTTCACCCGGACGAGGAGCATCTCAAGAAGACAACCAAGACCTTCAACGAGATTGACAGCAGTAAAGTCCTAGTCCTCAAGGTCTGGCCCGGCATCACCGCGGATGTGGTGGAGTGTATGCTCTCCCCCTCCCACATCCGCGGCGCAGTCCTAGAGACTTTCGGGGCTGGTAACATTCCCTTCGACGTGATCCCGGCGCTCAAGTCTGCTGTCCAGCGCGGCGTCGTGATCGTAAACGTAACCCAATGCCTCCACGGCAGTGTCAGTGACGCCTACGAGCCAGCGAGGAAACTGGTCGAGGCGGGAATCAACTTAGGCTATGACATGACTACTGAAGCTGCGTATACGAAACTAGTCTACTTGCTTGCGCAAGGGCACACATCGGCGGAAGTTGCGGCGAAGGTCTCGACGAATATCAGAGGGGAGTTGACGCCGCCGCAGGCTGCTGATGTGCGGAAGGGGCCATTGAGTATTGCGGAGTTGCCGATCAGGTATGAGAGGACTGTGCCTGGGAGGCTTTCTGTGGATTATGGCACTACGCATGGGAGTATTGGGAATGTCAAGTGA
- a CDS encoding Inhibitor of growth protein 3 produces MPPPSNMRKSSTQTMVTGESHVNPLVAAAVANSAAQPRRTASGRAVRANTTRPQNYYARTLGNGISAADRDNDAADGSNTDAAGFFPALQFFTDAITATPKEVIKHFTLLKEVESKIIGPQEELGAFIDALMQQPVPLRKQTASAANGAAMEQGLLALTANNSTSGSANVSMINGMAGQHSAQPSLAGSTVGEDAIETEADRIRRHQYHGLRALTHSLLGNMDEKNVVLSEANRVLALQHKRLDSVWPHLEEEIGEDARLGSMTHWAYSDNRQKIKATTNTQSRRDGIAATNALANVAAAIHDNEVAQARRDAGREARGEKSNKGKRATEHAGDSDFDDKPRKAPKVGKGKAAASAATGLGISTNGEPGPKRRKNAADKQMAPPPMERTISTTGRGGKVKDTPRSTPVIDPPAAKKAPKAKPGLAKGKKIGGSTHNSPMLASSPLASSFNPATMEVPPGAKTQTARLRQNSSTTNLRLQNVVQEEEAITSRPPSSAGKANGAGEKANGRRKAQEAAEEQEDRSIEQTTKSQLNAASEQLRREETGENRGEKRQPASRSGSDRDISRKASGRQSKVGTPRTDSFPDGSGMVRSRSTRRSKPASGESQDSDSDEPQTRMPGGSRHKRQQSNSHLVKQLAPFNRSPDLDRHKSGDENDSDSDQEAEENQPDEQGKDEAAAEEGRCASTRRPLSRRNTLNTSPAPNSRDSTPPPSPPTSVRGNGRSTAASLAAKREAEAEAARRELVEAETVAANVEVEEEEEDSEHDPDDPNEPKYCYCNRGSYGEMVACDNDDCPREWFHLGCTELREAPSEEEKWYCKECRPLFGQKVGRKGKAGRGRGG; encoded by the coding sequence ATGCCGCCTCCATCCAACATGCGGAAGTCGTCGACGCAGACAATGGTCACTGGCGAATCGCACGTCAACCCGCTCGTCGCAGCCGCCGTCGCCAACAGTGCTGCTCAACCTCGACGCACCGCTTCTGGCCGAGCTGTACGTGCTAACACCACCCGGCCGCAGAACTACTATGCGCGAACGCTCGGCAATGGCATCAGTGCCGCAGATCGCGACAACGACGCCGCCGACGGCTCCAACACAGATGCGGCTGGCTTCTTCCCTGCGCTGCAATTCTTCACCGATGCCATTACCGCAACGCCGAAAGAGGTCATCAAGCACTTCACACTCCTGAAAGAGGTCGAGTCGAAGATTATCGGGCCCCAGGAAGAGTTGGGCGCGTTCATCGACGCTTTGATGCAACAGCCTGTGCCTTTGCGCAAGCAGACAGCCAGCGCCGCCAATGGTGCCGCAATGGAACAGGGTCTGCTAGCGCTCACCGCGAACAACAGCACCAGCGGTAGTGCTAATGTCAGCATGATCAACGGCATGGCCGGACAGCATAGCGCACAACCATCCCTAGCAGGATCGACGGTCGGCGAGGACGCGATCGAGACCGAGGCAGACAGGATCAGACGACACCAATATCACGGTCTGCGCGCGCTGACCCACAGCCTGCTGGGTAACATGGACGAGAAGAACGTCGTGCTGTCAGAAGCGAATCGCGTTCTGGCTCTTCAGCACAAGCGCCTGGACTCGGTCTGGCCGCATTTGGAGGAAGAAATCGGCGAAGATGCGAGGTTAGGCAGTATGACACACTGGGCATACAGCGATAATCGACAGAAGATCAAGGCAACAACCAACACCCAAAGCAGAAGAGATGGCATTGCTGCGACGAATGCATTGGCAAATGTGGCTGCAGCCATACACGACAACGAGGTTGCGCAAGCCAGGCGAGATGCTGGGAGAGAAGCAAGAGGCGAGAAGAGTAACAAAGGCAAGCGCGCCACAGAGCATGCAGGAGACTCTGACTTTGACGACAAACCCAGAAAGGCGCCCAAGGTTGGCAAAGGCAAAGCCGCAGCGAGTGCAGCGACCGGACTTGGCATTTCGACGAATGGAGAGCCTGGTCCCAAGAGGCGCAAGAATGCAGCAGACAAGCAGATGGCGCCACCGCCCATGGAACGCACAATTTCGACCACAGGAAGAGGTGGAAAGGTGAAAGACACCCCAAGGAGTACGCCAGTAATCGATCCTCCAGCAGCCAAGAAAGCACCGAAGGCGAAACCAGGCCTGGCCAAAGGCAAGAAGATTGGCGGCTCTACTCACAACAGCCCGATGCTCGCGAGCAGCCCGCTCGCCTCGTCGTTCAACCCAGCTACCATGGAAGTTCCACCTGGCGCAAAGACACAGACCGCGCGACTGCGACAGAACAGCTCGACTACGAACCTGAGGTTGCAGAACGTGGTGCAGGAAGAGGAGGCGATTACAAGTAGACCGCCGTCGTCGGCCGGCAAGGCGAATGGCGCCGGCGAGAAAGCCAATGGAAGGCGGAAAGCGCAGGAGGCTGCTGAAGAGCAGGAAGATCGTAGTATCGAACAGACCACGAAGTCACAGCTCAACGCTGCTAGCGAGCAATTGAGACGAGAGGAGACTGGTGAAAATCGAGGCGAGAAGCGACAGCCGGCATCGCGGTCAGGATCCGACAGGGACATCAGTCGCAAGGCTAGTGGCAGACAGTCGAAAGTCGGGACACCGCGGACAGACTCGTTTCCAGATGGAAGTGGTATGGTGCGCAGTCGGAGTACACGAAGAAGCAAGCCTGCCAGTGGAGAAAGCCAAGATTCGGATTCAGACGAGCCACAAACGCGAATGCCAGGTGGCAGCCGACACAAGCGACAGCAGTCCAATAGCCACCTTGTCAAACAACTTGCTCCGTTCAATCGAAGCCCCGATTTGGATCGACACAAAAGCGGTGATGAGAATGACAGCGACAGCGATCAAGAAGCCGAAGAAAATCAGCCTGATGAGCAGGGGAAGGACGAGGCTGCTGCTGAAGAAGGACGTTGCGCCAGCACACGTCGCCCTCTCTCACGCCGCAATACCCTTAATACTTCGCCCGCGCCCAACTCACGAGACTCGACGCCTCCCCCGTCACCACCTACTTCCGTACGAGGCAATGGCCGCTCCACCGCAGCTTCACTAGCCGCCAAACGCGAAGCCGAAGCCGAAGCCGCACGACGTGAGCTAGTCGAGGCCGAGACTGTTGCAGCAAATGTCGAAGTCGAAGAAGAAGAGGAGGACTCTGAGCATGACCCCGACGATCCAAATGAGCCCAAGTATTGCTACTGCAACCGAGGCAGTTATGGTGAAATGGTAGCTTGTGACAATGATGATTGTCCCAGGGAGTGGTTTCATCTTGGCTGTACGGAGCTTAGAGAGGCGCCAAGCGAGGAGGAGAAGTGGTACTGTAAAGAGTGTAGGCCGCTATTTGGACAGAAAGTTGGGAGGAAGGGGAAGGCGGGTAGAGGAAGGGGTGGTTGA
- a CDS encoding Ubiquitin-like protein pmt3/smt3, with translation MDNEQTPPPPVNGADHNGDETNGGPTNDMPAPPKILNVAFKHQNGQELHFKMKTTTKLGKAMDGFASRMQREAGSMRFLLDGERINKDQTFEDLGVDEDCQVEAFEEQIGGGS, from the exons ATGGACAACGAGCAGACCCCGCCACCACCTGTCAACGGTGCAGACCACAACGGCGACGAGACCAACGGCGGCCCAACAAACGACATGCCCGCACCACCAAAGATCCTCAACGTCGCCTTCAAACACCAGAACGGCCAGGAACTCCACTTCAAGATGAAGACAACCACCAAGCTCGGCAAGGCGATG GACGGCTTCGCAAGTCGCATGCAGCGTGAGGCAGGAAGCATGCGCTTTCTCCTCGATGGCGAGCGTATCAACAAAGACCAGACCTTTGAGGAT CTCGGCGTCGATGAGGATTGCCAGGTGGAGGCCTTCGAGGAGCAGATTGGTGGCGGCTCTTGA
- a CDS encoding putative formate transporter → MPPQHPTNIITNAYTPKETVELCGRAGSTKANMRLDKVFTLSVMAGMFLSFACAALLSTNTAPWFTTNAPGLIRTIGALIFPFGLTMVIVTGTDLCTGSFMLTTIAALQRRISVVKMLQHWFITFWGNLAGSLFIVGLITGYGEIFNAPAYTQTVFTFNASKVVTPTWHAIFLGGIGANWLVCMACFLSMMAREYFSKVMAIWWLTFAFVYLGLDHVVANMFFVPTANFHGDPAISTTFYIWKSLIPALVGNIVSGALFVGVFFWYLWLTGEGPVATDGVYFPADRAIMGIDTGSPDRHDCELERKSGGETPEKMV, encoded by the exons ATGCCACCCCAACACCCCACCAACATCATCACAAATGCCTACACACCCAAGGAGACCGTCGAGCTCTGCGGCAGAGCTGGCTCTACCAAGGCCAACATGCGCCTTGATAAAGTGTTCACGTTGTCAGTGATGGCTGGCATGTTCTTGTCGTTTGCTTGTGCTGCTTTGCTTAGCACGAACACTGCGCCGTGGTTTACGACGAATGCGCCGGGACTCATTAGGACTATTGGAGCACTG ATCTTCCCCTTCGGCCTCACAATGGTGATCGTAACAGGCACAGACCTCTGCACTGGATCCTTCATGCTCACCACCATCGCCGCACTGCAACGACGGATTTCCGTGGTCAAGATGCTGCAGCATTGGTTCATCA CCTTCTGGGGCAACCTGGCAGGCTccctcttcatcgtcggCCTCATCACCGGCTACGGTGAAATCTTCAACGCGCCAGCCTACACCCAAACCGTCTTCACGTTCAACGCCTCCAAAGTCGTCACACCGACCTGGCATGCGATCTTCCTCGGTGGGATAGGGGCCAATTGGTTGGTTTGTATGGCTTGCTTCTTGTCGATGATGGCAAGGGAGTATTTCTCCAAGGTGATGGCGATATGGTGGCTGACTTTTGCCTTTGTGTATCTTGGGCTGGACCACGTTGTTGCAAATATGTTCTTCGTGCCCACGGCGAATTTTCATGGTGATCCGGCTATCTCGACGACGTTTTATATTTGGAAGAGCTTGATTCCAGCGCTGGTTGGGAATATTGTTAGTGGAGCACTGTTTGTTGGGGTGTTCTTTTGGTATCTG TGGCTCACTGGCGAAGGACCCGTGGCGACTGACGGCGTGTACTTTCCAGCTGACAGGGCGATCATGGGTATTGACACTGGCTCACCTGACCGCCATGATTGTGAGCTGGAAAGGAAGAGCGGTGGAGAGACACCTGAGAAGATGGTGTGA
- a CDS encoding General transcription and DNA repair factor IIH subunit tcf-29 yields MFYDATSYYARDFPGNTEMPATTATVAYKKKKNGILAVSEDVKYVFFTPSDAPSGSSPTLTVPVADITNLQQTPATAANIALKLVVGADSHVFTFKHPQRAREEQVETTAPLREALAIIKARENALPVAGSSASGAGTPAPSGDNGGQSAAMAIAKAVSSNKADDAWYDDAKLKADIKLQKSLIDSNPALSDRFNQALKDKPESLSITQFTAQFWSARLHLLRAHAIELAQKQGEYNVLPTIGYETKPAEKPGEPDTKTFKITKEQIKLMFKQYPVIKEAYDESVPPLTPTQFWTQLFAPSRLLKKLRGEKVMQNDPRNPVLDKFLDRPESGVMTMTHVPHWMDLEGNEQDHSQRKGNRADQEMRPSGNEKVPILRVLNNLSEKMMSHISTEDGEAHGPIGVDEETYEQLRIQDLVRQDVDNRLVLNVKKQQVYTGGRMEDLSIQARLFAQQDPEQVLSSIRDDMQPSHLGSDKRGTLKLDRVLGYHTDDDSDSDDDTSPHTNGSTTKQKPTIRVGSHKGLALATNNLLSSVRQARRATSGDPHFLNGLSQKTFDTLTMTHDTTTEFLHYFWTVFLSGDASRTRELEQLVATLDRSIDRINAVGDEAEKELQARIADVKREDQIYYERSKKRRRRNFEEYPGGKKAVDAMVGPTRAALGRAVEAYARERDRQMKENAAATGV; encoded by the coding sequence ATGTTCTATGACGCTACTAGCTACTACGCACGCGACTTTCCCGGAAACACAGAGATGCCTGCGACAACAGCGACTGTCGCGTacaagaagaagaagaacgGCATCCTCGCCGTGTCGGAAGACGTCAAGTATGTCTTCTTCACGCCATCAGACGCGCCTTCCGGCTCTTCGCCCACCTTGACAGTACCGGTCGCCGACATCACGAACCTCCAACAGACCCCTGCCACCGCAGCCAATATCGCCTTGAAGCTGGTCGTGGGCGCCGATAGTCATGTCTTCACGTTCAAACATCCGCAGAGAGCACGAGAAGAGCAAGTCGAGACAACTGCGCCGCTCCGCGAGGCCTTGGCCATCATCAAAGCAAGGGAGAATGCGCTTCCAGTCGCAGGCAGCAGTGCATCAGGAGCGGGCACACCTGCGCCGTCTGGCGACAATGGAGGTCAAAGTGCAGCTATGGCAATCGCCAAGGCAGTGTCGTCGAATAAAGCAGATGACGCTTGGTACGATGATGCGAAGCTGAAAGCCGACATCAAGCTGCAGAAGTCCTTGATCGACAGCAACCCGGCGCTGAGTGATCGCTTTAACCAGGCGTTGAAAGATAAGCCCGAGTCGTTGTCGATTACACAATTCACCGCACAGTTCTGGTCTGCGCGATTACACTTGCTGCGAGCGCATGCCATTGAGCTGGCTCAGAAGCAGGGCGAGTACAATGTGCTACCTACCATCGGCTACGAGACGAAGCCAGCTGAGAAGCCTGGAGAGCCCGATACAAAGACGTTCAAGATCACCAAGGAGCAGATCAAGCTCATGTTCAAGCAGTATCCCGTCATCAAGGAGGCGTATGATGAGAGCGTGCCACCTTTGACACCAACGCAATTTTGGACCCAGCTCTTCGCTCCGAGTCGCTTGCTGAAGAAACTGAGAGGCGAGAAGGTCATGCAGAATGATCCGCGGAATCCAGTACTTGACAAGTTCCTAGATCGGCCGGAGAGTGGAGTGATGACCATGACCCATGTTCCGCACTGGATGGATCTGGAAGGCAACGAGCAAGACCACAGCCAGCGGAAAGGCAACAGGGCTGATCAGGAGATGAGACCTTCGGGTAACGAAAAGGTTCCGATACTGCGGGTACTGAACAATCTCTCCGAGAAGATGATGTCCCATATCAGCACTGAAGATGGCGAGGCGCATGGTCCTATTGGTGTCGACGAAGAGACTTATGAGCAGCTAAGGATACAGGATCTTGTGCGACAAGATGTCGACAACCGGCTCGTTTTGAATGTAAAGAAGCAGCAGGTCTACACAGGCGGGAGGATGGAAGATCTATCGATCCAAGCGAGATTGTTTGCACAGCAGGACCCTGAGCAGGTGCTGTCGTCGATACGAGATGACATGCAACCTTCGCATCTGGGAAGTGACAAGAGGGGTACTTTGAAGCTGGACCGCGTGCTAGGCTATCACACCGACGACGATTCCGATTCTGACGATGACACCTCACCCCACACCAATGGCTCAACTACGAAACAGAAGCCGACCATTCGAGTCGGCTCGCACAAAGGTCTCGCTTTAGCAACCAACAACCTCCTATCCTCCGTTCGACAAGCCCGGCGCGCCACATCGGGTGACCCTCACTTCCTCAACGGCCTAAGCCAAAAGACCTTCGACACCCTCACAATGACCCACGACACAACAACAGAATTTCTGCACTACTTCTGGACCGTCTTCCTATCCGGTGATGCGTCAAGGACAAGAGAGCTAGAGCAGCTCGTGGCCACTCTCGACCGTTCTATCGACCGGATCAACGCCGTGGGTGACGAGGCGGAGAAAGAGTTGCAGGCGAGGATTGCGGATGTCAAGAGGGAGGATCAGATTTACTACGAAAGGTCGAAGAAGCGGCGCAGGAGGAATTTTGAGGAGTATCCTGGTGGGAAGAAGGCTGTGGATGCTATGGTGGGGCCTACGAGGGCTGCGCTTGGGAGAGCGGTTGAGGCGTATGCTAGGGAGAGGGATAGGCAGATGAAGGAGAATGCCGCCGCTACTGGTGTGTGA
- a CDS encoding Cell division control protein 4, with the protein MDPMSIGLGLTTQQQPRYSILSTAPASPTEDEVDHHDTRHSETTTTTNTTMMAPKDSTMAQLSFGPATQQTVTTVTTTTTVSLPPLVMKPPRDLYDRDPKQYPLAFTPTPGNIKRFAFDLNGRPTTFHEAEDPEETVRKYHELQAKIWKSKGSIRQEQTLQDGYHTPVRDFSMPQPSNKPQNLRSSHALKRTATPPSIAEAAELASLQRRTKKQRSQLHRSHSELSEQPSLNERAASRSYPAPMNASHQTPITPDTENMGAIPRTVPNRPAGSRSRANVRPSHSRVQELQDDSYDLHMADSESQDEDAQVETAFPAPNNAKKRSFGELTAIERASQHIAATATPPIVEEDLDPVQQAPASHRHNLPGLFTSSQQDASLPSPSLSPITAAANLASRQNAFDLSFADHNEEDGSVVSGLDLDEDSKTQSAKSLDSQSSKRSTNAAPPYSFTHGVPPSNPASASSPTMMDIPTMVDAFDGMPEPMQAYLVYQFLRRCPKTTLQMVANVVNPALKCDPFNVLPPELSLNITRFLDAQSMCRAAQVSKRWRKLINSDEIAWRNLLERDDFVLPNGEIARAVREGWGWQHGVDGFEQDMSKARHSMSPEIADSTLVSDDELTASSSVTTRTMKKKSLVRSSASKKTKRRSAIGSSSITKPTATSNVKWLKLMSTAKGANAFAQAATQAVPHPSNGLDSLRNMHLFKSLYQRHYLIRQAWMDEEKQPQHLAFRAHHRHVVTCLLFDSDKILTGSDDTKINVYDTKTGALRNRLEGHEGGVWALQYDGNMLVSGSTDRSVRIWDIKSGRCLQVFQGHTSTVRCLVILQPVQVDTEADGTPIMMPKEPLIITGSRDSTLRVWKLPKSDDRQIFQAGPPANDRDNPYFLRTLSGHHNSVRAIAAHGDTLVSGSYDCTVRVWKISNGDLVHRLQGHQQKVYSVVLDHARSRCISGSMDNLVKVWDLQTGSCLFNLEGHTSLVGLLDLSHDRLVSAAADSTLRIWDPENGTCKSTLSAHTGAITCFQHDGQKVISGSDRTLKMWNVKNGECVRDLLTDLSGVWQVRFDERRCVAAVQRDSLTYIEVLDFGAARDGVPSDELGRRTVVDCRGREIEDVATSPVDQDPADPAA; encoded by the coding sequence ATGGACCCTATGAGCATCGGCTTGGGCCTGACTACACAACAGCAACCTCGTTACTCCATTCTGTCCACCGCCCCGGCCTCTCCCACCGAAGACGAGGTGGACCACCACGACACCCGGCACTCGGAAACAACCACCACCACAAACACCACCATGATGGCTCCCAAAGACTCGACCATGGCACAGCTGTCGTTCGGCCCTGCAACCCAGCAGACCGTCACTACAGTCACGACCACCACGACCGTCTCGCTGCCGCCGCTAGTTATGAAGCCTCCGCGAGACTTGTACGACCGAGACCCGAAGCAATACCCGCTCGCCTTCACACCGACACCGGGCAATATCAAACGCTTCGCCTTCGATCTCAACGGCCGGCCAACTACCTTCCACGAAGCCGAAGACCCCGAAGAGACTGTGCGGAAGTATCACGAGCTGCAGGCTAAGATCTGGAAGAGCAAGGGCTCCATTCGGCAGGAGCAGACACTACAGGACGGATACCATACACCTGTCCGTGACTTCTCTATGCCGCAGCCGAGCAACAAACCCCAAAATTTACGCTCATCTCACGCTCTCAAGCGTACCGCCACTCCGCCGTCGATAGCAGAGGCGGCTGAGCTTGCGAGCTTACAGCGGAGAACAAAGAAACAGCGCTCCCAGCTGCACAGATCCCACTCGGAACTGAGCGAGCAGCCATCTTTGAATGAGAGGGCAGCTTCGAGGTCGTATCCAGCACCGATGAATGCTTCGCACCAGACTCCAATCACGCCGGACACAGAAAACATGGGTGCTATCCCACGAACAGTCCCAAACAGGCCAGCCGGGTCCAGGAGTCGAGCAAATGTTCGGCCTTCGCACTCTCGTGTGCAGGAATTGCAAGACGATAGTTATGACCTTCACATGGCAGACAGCGAATCGCAGGACGAGGATGCGCAGGTCGAGACGGCCTTTCCCGCACCGAACAACGCCAAGAAGAGAAGCTTTGGTGAGCTGACTGCCATCGAGAGAGCGAGTCAACATATCGCAGCCACTGCAACACCACCTATCGTTGAGGAAGACCTGGATCCGGTTCAACAAGCTCCAGCATCTCATCGACACAACTTGCCTGGACTCTTCACAAGCTCGCAGCAGGATGCCAGTTTACCTAGTCCCAGTCTCTCGCCCATCACAGCTGCTGCCAATCTTGCCTCTCGGCAGAATGCCTTCGACTTATCCTTTGCTGATCACAACGAGGAGGATGGTAGCGTGGTGTCTGGCCTTGATCTCGACGAGGACAGCAAGACACAAAGTGCCAAGTCATTGGACTCGCAGTCATCTAAGAGATCAACCAACGCCGCTCCACCGTACAGCTTCACTCATGGGGTTCCACCGTCGAACCCTGCGTCCGCATCGAGTCCCACCATGATGGACATACCAACCATGGTAGATGCCTTCGATGGCATGCCCGAGCCCATGCAAGCCTACCTTGTGTACCAGTTCCTACGCCGATGCCCCAAGACCACATTGCAGATGGTGGCCAACGTTGTCAACCCTGCGCTCAAATGTGACCCTTTCAATGTCCTGCCACCCGAACTCAGCCTGAACATAACCAGATTCCTCGATGCCCAGAGCATGTGCCGTGCAGCGCAAGTGTCGAAGCGCTGGCGGAAGCTCATCAACTCCGATGAAATCGCCTGGAGAAACCTCCTCGAGCGGGACGACTTCGTCTTGCCAAATGGCGAGATTGCGCGGGCAGTTCGTGAAGGATGGGGGTGGCAACACGGTGTAGACGGCTTCGAGCAAGACATGAGCAAAGCACGACACAGCATGTCTCCCGAGATCGCCGACTCGACCCTAGTGAGTGACGATGAGCTTACTGCATCGTCGTCTGTCACAACGAGGACAATGAAGAAGAAGTCCCTTGTGAGGTCATCGGCCTCCAAGAAGACCAAGCGTCGCTCAGCGATCGGATCATCATCTATCACGAAGCCCACAGCGACATCGAACGTCAAGTGGCTGAAGCTCATGAGCACTGCCAAGGGAGCCAACGCTTTCGCGCAAGCAGCCACTCAAGCTGTGCCGCATCCGTCAAATGGTCTGGACAGTCTGCGTAACATGCACCTGTTCAAGTCACTCTACCAGCGACACTATCTCATCCGTCAGGCATGGATGGACGAGGAGAAGCAGCCGCAGCACCTGGCTTTTCGAGCTCACCATCGGCATGTGGTTACGTGCCTGCTGTTCGACAGTGACAAGATCTTGACTGGCAGCGACGACACGAAGATTAATGTTTACGATACGAAGACTGGCGCCTTGCGCAACCGGCTCGAGGGCCATGAGGGTGGGGTTTGGGCGCTGCAGTATGATGGCAATATGTTGGTATCGGGCTCCACTGACCGCAGCGTACGAATTTGGGACATCAAATCTGGTCGCTGTCTGCAAGTCTTCCAGGGACATACCTCCACCGTGCGGTGCTTGGTGATCCTTCAGCCTGTGCAGGTCGATACAGAAGCTGACGGAACTCCGATCATGATGCCCAAGGAGCCACTGATCATTACCGGTTCGCGCGACTCCACTCTGCGCGTATGGAAGCTGCCCAAATCCGACGATCGACAGATCTTCCAGGCTGGTCCGCCGGCGAACGACCGTGATAACCCGTACTTCCTGCGCACACTCTCGGGACACCATAACTCGGTTCGAGCGATCGCAGCCCACGGTGATACCCTGGTATCGGGTTCTTACGACTGCACTGTTCGCGTGTGGAAGATCTCGAACGGTGATCTCGTTCATCGCCTCCAAGGACATCAGCAAAAGGTGTACAGTGTTGTATTAGACCACGCCCGCAGTCGCTGCATCTCTGGATCAATGGACAATCTCGTCAAGGTATGGGACTTGCAAACAGGCTCGTGTCTCTTCAATCTCGAAGGACACACGTCTCTAGTCGGTCTATTGGACCTGAGCCATGATCGACTCGTTTCTGCCGCAGCCGACAGCACCCTTCGAATCTGGGACCCGGAGAATGGTACATGCAAGTCGACGCTTTCAGCACACACTGGTGCCATTACATGCTTCCAACACGACGGACAGAAGGTCATCTCTGGATCAGACAGGACACTGAAGATGTGGAACGTCAAGAACGGCGAGTGCGTTCGAGACTTGCTTACTGACTTGAGTGGGGTGTGGCAAGTACGATTTGATGAGCGTCGTTGTGTCGCTGCAGTACAGCGCGACTCCCTGACTTACATCGAAGTGCTCGACTTTGGAGCTGCTCGTGACGGTGTCCCTTCGGACGAGCTTGGTCGGCGTACCGTGGTGGATTGCCGCGGACGAGAAATCGAGGACGTGGCCACCAGCCCAGTCGATCAAGACCCGGCCGACCCAGCAGCTTGA